A stretch of DNA from Vibrio sp. ED004:
AAAACAGCAACCTCATCTCCTTCATCAAGTTCATCGACAATAAAGTTAGACACCAAACCACCTTCAACACGCTTAACCGTCAGCTTCAAACGATTATCTTCAGGACAAGAAGCCACAGAGTAAGCGCGATAATCGGTTTTTGTCGGCATATCCAAGCCCAAGGTGATGAACTGGCCTGGCTTAAAATTGAAATGTAGGTCTTGGGGAATACTGCCAAGCTCGAAACTGACCGTATCTGGCGTCTCATGCCATTTCTTTAAACACACCAAATTGATTGAATCGCTATCCGACCATGCATACATAGTTCACACACCTTACTGATACTAAAGAATTAAATCTAAAAAGCCCCGCAGCTGCACGTTCGAAGAGAACAGCAACAACGGGGGCTTGGGAGTGGGCTTACATTAAGCCGCTAAGATTGTTTTAAGATCTTGTTCTGGCGTTGAGATAGAACGCATGTCGAACTCGTCTTGAATAATCTTTAGTAGGTTTTCAGTTAGGAACGCAGGCGCTGTTGGACCTGTGTAGATACCTTTCACACCCAGTGCGAACAGAGTAAGCAGGATAACAATCGCTTTTTGCTCGAACCAAGATAGAACAAGCGTTAGTGGTAGTTCGTTGATGCCACAGTCAAACTCTTGAGACAGTGCAAGCGCAAGCTGAATCGCCGAGTAAGCATCGTTACATTGGCCAACATCTAACAGACGCGGGATACCGTTAATGTCACCAAATTGGTTCTTATTAAAACGGAATTTACCACATGCCAGCGTTAGTATTACTGAATCTTCTGGCGCTTGGGCTGTGAAGTCTGTGTAGTAGCTACGTTCAGATTTGTCACCGTCACAACCACCCACAAGGAAGAAGTGTTTGATGTTGCCTTCTTTCACTTGTTCAACAACCGCAGGTGCTGCTTCCATCAATGCATTGCGACCAAAGCCGACAGTGATCATTTGCTCGATCTCGTCATGCTTGAAGCCTTCTTGTGCAAGCGCACAATCGATTACCGCACTGAAATCGTCGCCTTCAAGGTGTGCAACACCCGGCCAACCAACAATGCTACGTGTAAATAGACGATCTGCATACGCACCAACATCCGGGTTAAGCAGGCAGTTAGACGTCATCACAATTGCGCCAGGGAAGTTAGCAAATTCTTTCTGTTGGTTCTGCCAAGCGCTGCCGTAGTTACCCGCAAGGTGTGGGTACTTGTTCAGTTCAGGGTAACCGTGCGCAGGAAGCATCTCACCATTGGTGTAAACATTAATGCCCTTGCCTTCGGTTTGTTGAAGGATCTTTTCTAGATCGTGAAGGTCGTGACCAGAAACAAGGATACAGTGACCCTTCTTAGTCTTCACATTCACCGTTGTTGGTTGTGGGTGACCGAATGTATCTGTCTCACCTTTGTCTAGCATTTCCATTACTTTGTAGTTCATCAAGCCAATCTGCATTGATGTATCAAGTAACTGTTTTAGGTCGGTTGGATCGGTACCTAAGAAAGCCATGATTTCGTGGTATTCAGCAAAGATTGCATCATCGGTTTGGCCAAGAACACGTGCGTGCTCCATGTAAGCCGCAGCACCTTTTAAGCCGTATAGGCAAAGAAGACGAAGACCAATCACATCTTCGTGTTGAGAGTCGTGACCACGGTTAACTGCTGCTTGTGGCGCAAGTGCCAATAGCTCTGAAGAATCCGTTGGTAGATCGAACTGCGCGGCAGGAGAAAGCGCTGGAATCTCGAAACCAATTAAAGTCGTAGCAGCGCGAACTTTTTGCTCTAAACGCTGTTTAAATTCGTGAGATTGCTGTGCAAATTCGATGATACGAGCAGGGTCGAAGTTAACGTTGGTCAATGTTGCGAAGAACGCTTTTGGTGCCCACTCGTCAATTTCAGTATCAATAACATCGCAAGTGCGACCTAAATTTGCCCAAAAAGAAACACCTTGAAGAGAATACACCAACACATCTTGAAGGTCTGACACTTCCGAGGTTTTGCCACACATACCTTGTGCGAAAGAACAGCCTTTTACAGTGGGTGTTTGAATGGTTTGTTCACATTGAATACAGAACATATAGGGGCTCCAGTAATTTTTATTAGCTGTAAGTACTTTGCTTACAGTGACTTATTCCAAACCCTATAGAGCATCAACCATGCCAACTTTTAACTAATTGATTTTAAAGAACTTGATTATATTCCATATTTTTAGTGCGTGTTTATGACTACATTTACACACCCAAAGTCAACACACCCGTGTCATAGTGACTCTCGGTAATTATTTAACGGCGTTCATGTTTCGTTCAGAATAGAAGCGATAAAGTAACAACATAGAAAAAGAGGAATGAATATGAAAAATATCTTAGTTACGATTGTTGCGCTGTTTACTGGCCTTTTGGCGCTATTCACAAGCTTGATCCTTGCTATTCCTTTAGCTATTGCAGCTTTAATTACTGGCAAGCGCATTCAAAATCAAATGAAGAAACAAGGCTTCGCAGCTCATATGAACACTCGTCAGTCATCAACCAGTGATGCAGGTGTCATTGAAGGTGAATACGAAGACCTTTCAAATAGAAAATAGTCTAAGCTTTTGCTTCAAGACAAAACACGATAGAGACAACACTAAAAAATGCATAGCAAGACCATTCTAACGCTACTCGCCCTAACGACTTTAAGTCTCGTTGGTTGTTCCAACGAGACCATCGCTCCAGCTTACGAAACCTCTCCTGACTTGCCTGAATATCAGCAAGACAGCTTTGACGCCTACGTAAATGACACTCAAGATTGGTTACTGAAAAACCGTGTGTTCATGACTGAAGGCAAGCAATTGGAGATCCAACTCAATTCTCCGACTGAGTACAAACCTGCCACACCTAACGGTAAGGCCGTTCTATTGGTTCACGGATTGGGGGATTCACCCTACTCGTTTACAGACATCGCTACGCACTTAGCAGAGCAAGGTTACCTAGTGAGAACGGTATTACTACCAGGTCACGGCAGCCGTGTGGGTGATTTAATGCAGCCAAGCTTAGAAGACTGGCAAGGCGTGGTGGCTCATCATACTAAGTTACTCGAACAAGAGTATGACTCTGTGTGGCTTGGTGGTTATTCAACCGGTGCCAACCTAGTTACGTCACAAGCGATGAATGATCCTAAGATCTCTGGGTTACTGCTGTTCTCTCCAGCGTTTCAACCGAGCTCATCTGCGGTCCAATATGCAGGGCTAGCGAGCTATTTTGTCACTTGGGCCGATCAAGATCCTGAAGACAATGTACTGCGTTATAACTCACTGCCAATGAATGGTGCTTCGGTTTATTACGAAACTTCAGAAGTGGTGCGTGAAGACTTACAAGATAAACACTTCGATAAGCCAGTGTTTATTATGATGAGTGAAGGCGACAGTGTGATTGATACTAGCTATGTTCAGCAGGCGTTTACTGAATCTATGCCAAACCCAAACAACGTGTTGATTTGGCAAGGGGAAACCACACTCGACGATCCTCGTGCGGTTCAATACAGCATGAAGATCCCTGAACAACGTATATCAAACGGTTCGCATATGGGCTTGCTGTTCTCGCCAAACAATCCGTACTACGGTATCAATGGCAGCGAGAAGATCTGTTCGAATGGTCAGGCTGAGGGTTTTGAAGAACAGTGTAATGCGACCAATGAAGTATGGTACTCAGCATGGGGATACCGCGAAGAAGGTAAAAACCATGCACGTTTAACCTACAACCCATACTTTTCAGATTCGATGAAAAAGCTAGACGAAGTTCTGAACTCGGAAGGCTAAAAACTCACTCGATAAAAACCTAAAAAGGCTCACTAGATAACGTCTAATGAGCCTTTTTTATGGATATCGTATTTTGCCGGAATATGAGTGACCGCTAGATCGTCCACACCACACGGACAGCAAGCAGAATCAAAACCACACCTGAAAGTCGGTCAATCAGCTGCGCTTTCGAACGGATTCGTTCAACGATCAATGGGCTCGATAGCACCAAGGTGATGAAGGTATACCAAAGACCATCGACAATCAGCGGTGTTGAAACAATGATCACTTGGTTGCTGAGTTCATTACCTAAGGCTACGAATTGGCTAAACAGAGCGATAAAGAACAACGCGATCTTTGGGCTCAAGATAGAGATCAAAAAAGCCTCACGAGCAGACTGCATGTAACTCATCTGTTCACCCGCTTCTAATTTCGCTGCTACCCCGCCTTTCGAACGCAATGCATTCACACCAAGGTAAAGCAGATACGCGGCACCCGCCAAGCTAATCCCTTTAAACAGCATTGGCGACTGTTCTAGTAACACCGCCAAACCCACGATGGTTGCGAAGGCATAAATACCGATACCAGCGGCATGTGACCAAGCTGCGATAAGACCATTGATACGGCCACCAGCCAAACTGTGTTTAGCGATCATCGCCAAGCTCGGGCCCGGAGACATAGCGCCCAACAAACAGATAGCTAATAAAGAAAACCAAATTGTTACTGTCATCATTCCATTCCTAAGAAAACCATACGTTCTGACTGAACGCCTTTACTTGCTAGCCACCATAATTCGCCGAAGGTATTATTTGAAATCAAAGATTATCATCATACTTATGATTTCAAGTCATACTGATATTGTAGCTCGATTTCTGCATAGCTTGGAATGCCTTTTCTCGCGCCCATTTATGAGCAGAATCGTTGTCATACTTAGGGTGCCACATTAGCCAATAGGTGTGCATTTCCGTATCAAACGGCAAAGAGAAGTAAGTCGTTTCAAGGTGTCGACCCAAGTTATAGGCGATGTGTTCTGGTACTATCATCAGGTAATCATCTTGCATCAACACGGTACCTGCCGATGAAAAGAACGGAACCTGCAGTGCGACTCGACGCTTAAGGCCTTGTTTCTTCAAAGCAATATCTGCGTAGCTGTCTTTGTCCCCACCACCAGTCACTTTAATGTGTGAATAATTGACGATGTCTTGGGCACTCAGAGTCGATTGTTGAGCCAACGGATGAGATTTACGCATCAAACACACAGACTTATCTTCGCCAAGCTTCATGCTCGACACATGGTCTGGCTTTTGAGGAAACATACTCGAAGCTAAGTGAATGCCCGACTCATTGAGCGCTTCAAGGTAGTTTGGTTGCCACAATCGATACGCCAAATTGATGTTCGGCGCTTCGGCGGACACTTCAGCCACAATCACAGGCAGAATGTACTGAGCGACATAATCACTCGAAGCCAACACTAACTCACCATGCCAATCTTGCGGTTCAAATGGCTTATCATCTAACAGGTGGTCAAACTCACTAAGCAAGTCATCGAGCTTGTCTTTAAGCTGCAGAGCACGATTGGTAGGAACCAGTTTGTTACCATCGCGAACCAACAAAGGATCACCACACAAATCTCTAAGCTGACTCAGCTGGCGGCTGACCGCGGATTGTGTAATGTGCAGACGTTGAGCCGCACGGCTTACATGACACTCTTCTAGAAGGACATGCAGTGAACGCAGCAGGTTTAAATTAATATTGCCTAACATAAATGTACCGTCGGATTCAGTTTGTTGAAAAACTCGGTCAGCACAGTATGAGTCATCAGGTGACGCAGATCTGGATAGCTTTGCAGTTGGTCGCGAACTTGATTCAAACGCTCCATGCTTTCTACTTCAACATACAGCATCATATCGGTCTCACCGCTGATCGAGTGACACCACTGAACACCGTCAATACTCTCGATTCGTTGCGCGTACGATTCACAACTATGGTCACTGCTCGACATGTCGAATTTCAGCAAAATATAAGCGCACACATTCTTCGTTTGGTTGGGCTCTGTCACTTGAGCGCAGTAACCCGTAATCACTTTGTCGCTT
This window harbors:
- a CDS encoding Lrp/AsnC family transcriptional regulator; the protein is MDKFDRQILGILKTNARCSVSDIARDVSLSRSAVNARIKKLESDKVITGYCAQVTEPNQTKNVCAYILLKFDMSSSDHSCESYAQRIESIDGVQWCHSISGETDMMLYVEVESMERLNQVRDQLQSYPDLRHLMTHTVLTEFFNKLNPTVHLC
- a CDS encoding LysE family translocator encodes the protein MTVTIWFSLLAICLLGAMSPGPSLAMIAKHSLAGGRINGLIAAWSHAAGIGIYAFATIVGLAVLLEQSPMLFKGISLAGAAYLLYLGVNALRSKGGVAAKLEAGEQMSYMQSAREAFLISILSPKIALFFIALFSQFVALGNELSNQVIIVSTPLIVDGLWYTFITLVLSSPLIVERIRSKAQLIDRLSGVVLILLAVRVVWTI
- a CDS encoding alpha/beta fold hydrolase, with amino-acid sequence MHSKTILTLLALTTLSLVGCSNETIAPAYETSPDLPEYQQDSFDAYVNDTQDWLLKNRVFMTEGKQLEIQLNSPTEYKPATPNGKAVLLVHGLGDSPYSFTDIATHLAEQGYLVRTVLLPGHGSRVGDLMQPSLEDWQGVVAHHTKLLEQEYDSVWLGGYSTGANLVTSQAMNDPKISGLLLFSPAFQPSSSAVQYAGLASYFVTWADQDPEDNVLRYNSLPMNGASVYYETSEVVREDLQDKHFDKPVFIMMSEGDSVIDTSYVQQAFTESMPNPNNVLIWQGETTLDDPRAVQYSMKIPEQRISNGSHMGLLFSPNNPYYGINGSEKICSNGQAEGFEEQCNATNEVWYSAWGYREEGKNHARLTYNPYFSDSMKKLDEVLNSEG
- a CDS encoding LysR family transcriptional regulator, giving the protein MLGNINLNLLRSLHVLLEECHVSRAAQRLHITQSAVSRQLSQLRDLCGDPLLVRDGNKLVPTNRALQLKDKLDDLLSEFDHLLDDKPFEPQDWHGELVLASSDYVAQYILPVIVAEVSAEAPNINLAYRLWQPNYLEALNESGIHLASSMFPQKPDHVSSMKLGEDKSVCLMRKSHPLAQQSTLSAQDIVNYSHIKVTGGGDKDSYADIALKKQGLKRRVALQVPFFSSAGTVLMQDDYLMIVPEHIAYNLGRHLETTYFSLPFDTEMHTYWLMWHPKYDNDSAHKWAREKAFQAMQKSSYNISMT
- the hcp gene encoding hydroxylamine reductase, with amino-acid sequence MFCIQCEQTIQTPTVKGCSFAQGMCGKTSEVSDLQDVLVYSLQGVSFWANLGRTCDVIDTEIDEWAPKAFFATLTNVNFDPARIIEFAQQSHEFKQRLEQKVRAATTLIGFEIPALSPAAQFDLPTDSSELLALAPQAAVNRGHDSQHEDVIGLRLLCLYGLKGAAAYMEHARVLGQTDDAIFAEYHEIMAFLGTDPTDLKQLLDTSMQIGLMNYKVMEMLDKGETDTFGHPQPTTVNVKTKKGHCILVSGHDLHDLEKILQQTEGKGINVYTNGEMLPAHGYPELNKYPHLAGNYGSAWQNQQKEFANFPGAIVMTSNCLLNPDVGAYADRLFTRSIVGWPGVAHLEGDDFSAVIDCALAQEGFKHDEIEQMITVGFGRNALMEAAPAVVEQVKEGNIKHFFLVGGCDGDKSERSYYTDFTAQAPEDSVILTLACGKFRFNKNQFGDINGIPRLLDVGQCNDAYSAIQLALALSQEFDCGINELPLTLVLSWFEQKAIVILLTLFALGVKGIYTGPTAPAFLTENLLKIIQDEFDMRSISTPEQDLKTILAA